A region of Streptomyces paludis DNA encodes the following proteins:
- a CDS encoding glycerate kinase family protein, translating into MRVVCAPDKLRGSLDAAQAAAALAAGVRAAGGTPVEHPLADGGEGSRLTVQTARGGTVTEIATVDALGRPARAAFGRLDDGTALVEAAEAIGWGGLSAVGHDLLNASSAGLAAPLLGAVAAGARRIVVFLGGTATMDGGTGLLAALGADLRDADGNRLRGSAADLLRTVSIDLAPARERLAGVELVVAADVISPLYGPDGAAHVFGPQKGAGPELVALLDDGLRRLAPLLGIAPDATGGGAAGGLGAALLALGAGQLPGAELIRGLTHFDQLLASADLCLTAEGKVDASTDAGKTVSAVVDACAAAGVPCVVLGGTITPDADRLYQRGATAVLPIGTGPRDLDTALLHAADDLTRTALAVCRVITAGSTALNASRT; encoded by the coding sequence ATGCGCGTCGTCTGCGCCCCGGACAAACTGCGTGGCTCCCTGGACGCCGCCCAGGCCGCCGCCGCCCTCGCCGCCGGGGTCCGCGCGGCCGGCGGCACCCCCGTCGAGCATCCGCTCGCCGACGGCGGGGAGGGCTCACGTCTCACGGTGCAGACCGCGCGCGGCGGTACGGTCACGGAAATCGCGACCGTGGACGCGCTCGGCCGCCCCGCCCGGGCCGCCTTCGGCCGCCTCGACGACGGCACCGCCCTCGTCGAGGCCGCCGAGGCCATCGGCTGGGGCGGGCTCTCCGCCGTCGGCCACGATCTGCTGAACGCCTCCAGCGCCGGACTGGCCGCCCCGCTCCTCGGCGCGGTCGCGGCGGGCGCCCGCCGGATCGTCGTCTTCCTCGGCGGCACCGCCACCATGGACGGCGGTACGGGACTGCTCGCGGCCCTCGGCGCGGACCTCCGCGACGCCGACGGGAACCGGCTGCGCGGCAGCGCCGCCGATCTCCTGCGTACGGTCTCCATCGACCTCGCCCCGGCGCGCGAACGGCTCGCCGGGGTGGAGCTGGTCGTCGCCGCCGATGTGATCAGCCCGCTGTACGGACCGGACGGCGCCGCCCATGTCTTCGGCCCGCAGAAGGGCGCGGGCCCCGAGCTGGTCGCGCTCCTGGACGACGGGCTGCGGCGGCTCGCGCCCCTGCTCGGCATCGCCCCGGACGCCACCGGCGGCGGGGCGGCGGGCGGCCTCGGCGCCGCGCTGCTCGCGCTCGGCGCCGGACAGCTGCCCGGCGCGGAGCTGATCCGCGGTCTCACCCACTTCGACCAGCTGCTCGCCTCGGCCGACCTCTGCCTGACCGCCGAGGGGAAGGTGGACGCCTCCACGGACGCGGGCAAGACCGTCAGCGCGGTGGTCGACGCGTGTGCGGCGGCGGGCGTCCCGTGCGTCGTGCTCGGCGGGACGATCACCCCGGACGCGGACCGGCTCTACCAGCGCGGCGCGACCGCCGTCCTGCCCATCGGCACCGGCCCGCGCGACCTGGACACGGCGCTGCTCCACGCCGCCGACGACCTGACCCGTACGGCCCTCGCCGTGTGCCGCGTCATCACGGCGGGGAGCACGGCCCTGAACGCGTCACGGACGTAA